Proteins from one Elgaria multicarinata webbii isolate HBS135686 ecotype San Diego chromosome 3, rElgMul1.1.pri, whole genome shotgun sequence genomic window:
- the PRR13 gene encoding proline-rich protein 13, which produces MWNPNPGQPGAYPPNPSYPAGYNPAHHPSMNPAFPPGPVPAGSYPVPPAGMPGQPAYPPGHPIQPPPYPGHQPGYPVPPVGPYPPPAPGMPGGMGVNPLMPGAVAMGTHVMDKKAEKKMRKKMKKAHKMSKPHKLHKHHGKHSSSSSSSDSD; this is translated from the exons ATGTGGAATCCCAATCCAG gccAGCCAGGTGCCTACCCTCCCAACCCCTCTTACCCAGCTGGCTATAATCCTGCACACCATCCTTCAATGAACCCTGCCTTCCCTCCAGGCCCTGTACCTGCTGGCTCATATCCTGTCCCCCCAGCGGGGATGCCAGGCCAGCCTGCATACCCACCAGGTCATCCTATTCAGCCACCACCATATCCTGGGCATCAGCCTGGCTATCCGGTTCCGCCTGTTGGCCCTTACCCTCCACCTGCTCCGGGTATGCCTGGAGGAATGGGGGTTAATCCGTTGATGCCTGGGGCTGTTGCCATGGGGACTCATGTGATGGATAAGAAGGCAgaaaagaagatgaggaagaagatgaagaaggccCACAAGATGAGCAAACCACACAAACTCCATAAGCATCATGGGAAG CATTCCTCCTCTTCCAGCAGCAGTGACTCCGACTGA